In the Limanda limanda chromosome 10, fLimLim1.1, whole genome shotgun sequence genome, one interval contains:
- the spata4 gene encoding LOW QUALITY PROTEIN: spermatogenesis-associated protein 4 (The sequence of the model RefSeq protein was modified relative to this genomic sequence to represent the inferred CDS: inserted 2 bases in 1 codon), protein MCSGSIFIFSSGYLATEICSRYCPQHFPEHSFDRGTSLSAKQRNWSRIERSLQKQSLHLTKEDVDGTIHCQPGAAELLVQEVYTILTNRSIRNAEGPEFDLIRSMASKAINNNLRITEIMKTPDIXDQRKAEVILHRHLENKESTRGGSPLMKSQTRGLTGLGSTAPVCVSVAEELRLSCFISNRLMLLWKLKKDLCFNNELCINVSLCVLIRFPQ, encoded by the exons ATGTGCTCAG gaagtatatttattttttccagtgGTTACCTTGCAACAGAGATATGTTCTCGTTATTGCCCCCAGCACTTCCCAGAGCATTCATTTGACAGAGGAACATCACTTTCTGCCAAGCAGAGGAACTGGAGTCGGATAGAGCGG tctttacagaagcagAGTTTGCACTTGACAAAGGAGGATGTGGATGGAACCATTCACTGTCAACCAGGAGCAGCTGAACTGTTGGTGCAGGAGGTTTATACCATATTAACTAACAGGAG TATCAGGAACGCTGAGGGTCCAGAGTTTGACTTGATTCGCTCCATGGCCTCTAAAGCCATCAACAACAACCTGAGGATAACGGAGATCATGAAGACGCCCGACAT AGACCAGAGGAAGGCAGAGGTCATCCTCCACAGGCACCTGGAGAACAAGGAGTCCACCAGGGGGGGCAGTCCCTTGATGAAATCACAGACACGTGGACTGACAGGGCTTG GATCAACTGCTCCCGTCTGCGTTTCAGTGGCGGAGGAGCTCAGGCTCAGTTGCTTCATTTCGAATAGACTA ATGCTCCTATGGAAACTGAAGAAGGATCTGTGCTTTAATAATGAATTGTGTATTAATGTGTCACTTTGTGTATTGATACGGTTTCCACAATAA
- the ctso gene encoding cathepsin O isoform X2 yields the protein MRQTSSCSSSNTETLPPSHLTPLPQMRVLHPVSWVSVSVCWLVSSLCFLRVRSDETRDSLNSSALDFDSFRKLFQRQSDVTSEEFNRRQVFFQEATKRHAYLNSFSTAPQSAQYGINQFSDLSPKEFRDLYLRASADRAPHFSGRKTEGLPAKLDWRDKAAVAPVQNQQACGSCWAFSVVGAMQSAHAIEGSQLEQLSVQQVLDCSFKDEGCNGGSPVRALNWLKQSRVKLVPQSEYPYKAKTGICHFFPQSHDGVAVKNFTAHDFGGQEEAMKGQLLQHGPLAAVVDAVSWQDYQGGIIQHHCSSQWSNHAVLVVGYDTTGDIPYWIVQNSWGPTWGKEGYVYIKIGDNVCGIADSVAAVFL from the exons ATGCGCCAAACCTCGTCCTGCTCTTCCTCAAACACAGAaactcttcctccctctcatctgactcctcttcctcaaatGAGGGTTCTTCATCCTGTGTCGTGGGTCTCTGTCTCAGTCTGTTGGctcgtctcttctctctgtttccttcgTGTTCGCTCGGATGAGACTCGGGACTCGTTGAATTCCTCCGCGCTGGATTTCGACTCGTTCAGAAAACTCTTTCAACGCCAGAGTGACGTCACCAGCGAAGAGTTTAACCGACGTCAAGTGTTTTTCCAG GAAGCTACAAAGCGCCATGCGTACCTGAACTCGTTTTCCACTGCACCTCAGTCTGCACAGTACGGCATCAACCAGTTCTCTGACCTCTCGCCGAAGGAATTCAGAG ATCTCTACCTGCGAGCGAGTGCCGACAGAGCTCCGCACTTCTCTGGACGGAAGACAGAGGGACTCCCTGCCAAGTTGGACTGGAGGGACAAAGCAGCAGTGGCCCCGGTCCAGAACCAGCAAGCA tgtgGGAGTTGTTGGGCTTTCAGCGTGGTGGGAGCCATGCAGTCCGCCCACGCCATCGAAGGCTCGCAGCTGGAGCAGCTCAGCGTACAACAGGTGCTGGACTGCTCCTTCAAAGACGAGGGATGCAACGGAGGCTCCCCGGTCAGAGCTCTGAACTGGTTAAAACAG TCCCGGGTGAAACTGGTGCCTCAGTCCGAGTATCCCTACAAAGCCAAGACAGGAATCTGCCATTTCTTCCCCCAGTCACATGACGGCGTTGCTGTGAAGAACTTTACTGCACATGACTTTGG CGGTCAGGAGGAGGCCATGAAgggtcagctgctgcagcacggTCCTCTGGCGGCCGTGGTGGACGCTGTCAGCTGGCAGGATTACCAGGGAGGGATCATCCAGCACCACTGCTCCAGCCAATGGTCTAACCACGCTGTTCTGGTGGTTGGATACGACACGACTG GGGATATTCCATACTGGATCGTGCAGAACTCCTGGGGACCCACATGGGGGAAGGAGGGttatgtttatataaaaatcGGTGACAACGTCTGCG GTATTGCAGATTCGGTGGcagctgtttttctttaa
- the asb5a gene encoding ankyrin repeat and SOCS box protein 5 — MSDPTEELSNKPFAAQLSNVYLSILALFCFKLFVKISLNLLTYFYVIRGNRKEAARIQAEFYEYGQRHNSWTDRSPLHEAACHGRLLALKTLLLQGHGVNVLTIDRVSPLHEACLGNHVTCARALIDAGANVNALTIDGVSPLFHACTVGSVACAEILLANGARPQSLVYHPSPIHEATSKGHHGCVEALVTWGADVDMDIPHLGTALYTACVCQELECARKLLREGANVQKGKSLESPLHAAAEKDFTGAVKLLLDFGADINARNKEFQRPVDMAPPSSITEGFLLVYEATPRLLSQVCRQCIRNCVGRDRLHLLSHLHLPNRLRNYLQYK, encoded by the exons ATGTCCGACCCGACAGAGGAGCTCAGCAACAAGCCCTTCGCGGCCCAGTTGTCCAATGTTTACCTCAGCATCCTGGCGCTGTTCTGCTTCAAGCTCTTTGTGAAGATTTCTCTCAACTTGCTGACATACTTCTACGTTATCCGTGGGAACCGCAAAGAGGCGGCGAGGATACAAGCAGAGTTCTATGAATATGGTCAACGGCACA ACTCCTGGACAGACCGCTCCCCTCTCCACGAGGCTGCATGTCATGGCCGCCTCCTGGCCCTGAAGACCCTCCTCCTACAG GGTCACGGTGTGAACGTGCTGACCATAGACCGCGTGTCCCCTCTTCATGAAGCCTGTCTGGGAAACCACGTTACTTGTGCCAGAGCTCTCATCGACGCCGGAGCCAAT GTCAACGCCTTGACAATTGATGGAGTCAGCCCTCTGTTCCACGCCTGCACCGTGGGCAGCGTGGCATGCGCCGAAATCCTTTTGGCAAATGGAGCGAGACCCCAAAGTCTGGTGTACCACCCCTCGCCCATCCATGAAGCCACAAGCAAAG GTCATCACGGCTGTGTGGAGGCTCTGGTGACTTGGGGGGCAGATGTGGACATGGACATTCCTCACCTGGGCACGGCGCTCTATACGGCCTGCGTCTGCCAGGAGCTGGAGTGTGCCAGGAAACTCCTGAGGGAAG GTGCCAATGTACAGAAAGGCAAATCCCTGGAGTCACCGCTACAcgcagctgcagagaaagacTTCACCGGGGcggtgaagctgctgctggactttgGCGCCGACATTAACGCCCGGAACAAAGAGTTCCAGCGGCCGGTGGACATGGCTCCACCCAGCAGTATAACAGAGGGTTTCCTGCTCGTCTATGAAG ctaCACCACGACTCCTGAGCCAAGTGTGTCGTCAGTGCATCAGGAACTGCGTCGGCCGGGACagactccacctcctctcccaccTGCATCTGCCCAACAGGCTCAGGAACTACCTGCAATACAAGTGA
- the ctso gene encoding cathepsin O isoform X1, translated as MRQTSSCSSSNTETLPPSHLTPLPQMRVLHPVSWVSVSVCWLVSSLCFLRVRSDETRDSLNSSALDFDSFRKLFQRQSDVTSEEFNRRQVFFQEATKRHAYLNSFSTAPQSAQYGINQFSDLSPKEFRDLYLRASADRAPHFSGRKTEGLPAKLDWRDKAAVAPVQNQQACGSCWAFSVVGAMQSAHAIEGSQLEQLSVQQVLDCSFKDEGCNGGSPVRALNWLKQSRVKLVPQSEYPYKAKTGICHFFPQSHDGVAVKNFTAHDFGGQEEAMKGQLLQHGPLAAVVDAVSWQDYQGGIIQHHCSSQWSNHAVLVVGYDTTGDIPYWIVQNSWGPTWGKEGYVYIKIGDNVCGMIFASFHSPLISALTLVHDCCRTHCPLRD; from the exons ATGCGCCAAACCTCGTCCTGCTCTTCCTCAAACACAGAaactcttcctccctctcatctgactcctcttcctcaaatGAGGGTTCTTCATCCTGTGTCGTGGGTCTCTGTCTCAGTCTGTTGGctcgtctcttctctctgtttccttcgTGTTCGCTCGGATGAGACTCGGGACTCGTTGAATTCCTCCGCGCTGGATTTCGACTCGTTCAGAAAACTCTTTCAACGCCAGAGTGACGTCACCAGCGAAGAGTTTAACCGACGTCAAGTGTTTTTCCAG GAAGCTACAAAGCGCCATGCGTACCTGAACTCGTTTTCCACTGCACCTCAGTCTGCACAGTACGGCATCAACCAGTTCTCTGACCTCTCGCCGAAGGAATTCAGAG ATCTCTACCTGCGAGCGAGTGCCGACAGAGCTCCGCACTTCTCTGGACGGAAGACAGAGGGACTCCCTGCCAAGTTGGACTGGAGGGACAAAGCAGCAGTGGCCCCGGTCCAGAACCAGCAAGCA tgtgGGAGTTGTTGGGCTTTCAGCGTGGTGGGAGCCATGCAGTCCGCCCACGCCATCGAAGGCTCGCAGCTGGAGCAGCTCAGCGTACAACAGGTGCTGGACTGCTCCTTCAAAGACGAGGGATGCAACGGAGGCTCCCCGGTCAGAGCTCTGAACTGGTTAAAACAG TCCCGGGTGAAACTGGTGCCTCAGTCCGAGTATCCCTACAAAGCCAAGACAGGAATCTGCCATTTCTTCCCCCAGTCACATGACGGCGTTGCTGTGAAGAACTTTACTGCACATGACTTTGG CGGTCAGGAGGAGGCCATGAAgggtcagctgctgcagcacggTCCTCTGGCGGCCGTGGTGGACGCTGTCAGCTGGCAGGATTACCAGGGAGGGATCATCCAGCACCACTGCTCCAGCCAATGGTCTAACCACGCTGTTCTGGTGGTTGGATACGACACGACTG GGGATATTCCATACTGGATCGTGCAGAACTCCTGGGGACCCACATGGGGGAAGGAGGGttatgtttatataaaaatcGGTGACAACGTCTGCGGTATGATCTTTGCCTCTTTTCATTCTCCACTCATATCTGCTCTTACTTTGGTGCATGATTGTTGCCGTACCCACTGTCCCCTCAGAGATTAA